The genomic window GCTGGTACTCGCGATGCAGGCGATGGGTGGTCTCTTCCACTTCATGTCGCTCGGTGCGCTGCCTTTCTCGGAGGCCGTGATCCTCGGCGTGGTGGTGGTCGCGATCCGCCAGATCTGGACCGTGCGCATGGGCATGCGCGGCGTGATCATCTCGGACATGTACCAGGGCATCGTGGCCTACATCTTCGGCAGCCTCATGCTGTGCGGCCTGGTCGTTTGGTTGTGGACGAACAAGGGCGTGCGGCTGCAGTCGCTCGATCCCGCGATGTTCTCCTTGCCGTCCTTCGGCTCGAAGGAAGGGCCGCTCTACCTGTTCAGCCTGCTGTTCACGAGCACCATCGGCGGCTGGTGCCTGCCGTTCATCTTCGTGCGCCTGTTCACCGCCGACGGCGTGGCGGCGCTGAAGAAATCGGCGGCCATCGCGATGCCCGCGTCGCTGGTGTTCTGCATCCCCCTGCTGATCTTCGGCATGCTCGCCTCGCAGCTTCCCTCCGTGGCCAGCCACCCCGAGGACGTGTGGTTCATCGTGAGCCAGGAAGCGGGTGGCCTGCTGCTGCTCGGGCTGGCCGGCGTGGTGCTGCTGGCGGCATCGATCGGCCACACCGACGGCAGCATCCAGGCGACGGGCGCGCAGATCGCCAACGACCTGGTCGGGAACTACGCCACGCTGAGCCAGCGGCAGCTGGTCACGGTATCGAAGATCGGCATGGTGGTTCTCACGGCCCTGGCCGCCTGGGTCGCCTGCCTCAAGCTGCCGGCGCTGTTCACGCTCGCGGTGCTGGCCTACCAGGGCGTCATCCAGCTCGCGGTGCCGCAGTTCCTGGGCATCTTCTGGAAGCGCGGGACCAAGGAAGGGGCGATCGCGGGCATGGTCGTGGGCTTCGTGCTCGTCATCGTGCTCGAGAGCTTCTTCGCCCGGCAGCTCGAGGCCGCCTGGGGCCTGACCTCGGGCGTGATCGCGCTGGCCGTGAACCTGGCCATCTACGCCGGCTTCGCATGGCTGCGGCCCCACGGCGCGGCCGAGCGCCAGCGCATCGACGGCCTGTTCGGGCTGACCCGCGAGGCCGTGGCCGAGCCGGTGCCGCAGCCAGCGAGCGTCGGTGCCTCCGCGCGCGCCTGAGTCTTCCCCCACCCATTCCCTCATTCACCCATCCCTCGAGGAGCGCTTCGTCCATGAATGCATCCACCGGCGCGTCGTCGCCCCTTTTCCCTCCCAAGTTCCTTGCGGCCGTGGTGCAGGCCGCGCCGGGCTTCTGCGACCACGACGCCGCCATCGATCTCACGGTGCGCTACATCGAGGAGGCGGCCGGCAAGGGCGCCGCCATCGTGGCCTTTCCGGAGGACTGGATTCCGGGCTACCCCTGGTGGGTCTGGCTCGACGCGCCGGCCTGGGGCTTTGGCAAGGGATGGGTGCGGCGCTTCTTCGAGAACGCCTTCAGCTACGACAGCGAGGGTGCGCGACGCATCGCAGCGGCCGCGAAGCAGTTCGGCATCTTCGTGTCGCTCGGCGTCGTCGAGCGGCTGGGCGCGAGCCTGTACGTCGGCAACTGGATCATCGACAACCAGGGCGAGACCGTTTCGCGCCGGCGCAAGCTCAAGCCGACGCACATGGAGCGCACCGTCTTCGGCGAAGGCGATGGCAGCGACCTCGTGGTGAGCGACACGCCGCTGGGCCGCATCGGCGCGCTCTCCTGCTGGGAGCATCTGCAGCCGCTCACGAAGTTTGCGATGTACAGCCAGAACGAGCAGCTGCACATCGCCGCCTGGCCCGGCTTCAGCCTCTACAAGGAGAACGCTTACGCGCTGGGCGCGGAGGTCAGCCTCGCGGCGACGCAGACCTATGCGCTGGAAGGTGGGTGCTTCGTGCTGGCCCCATCGGCCGTGACCTCGGCGTCGATGGTGTCGCAGATCTGCGATACGCCGGCCAAGCATGCGCTGTTCACGGTCGGCGGCGGGCACTCCGTCATCTACGGGCCCCATGGCAACCCGCTGTCCGAGCGCATGCCTGACACCTGGGAGGGCGTCATCTGCGCCGAGATCGACCTGGGCGAGATCGCGGTGGCCAAGGCGGCCGCCGATCCCGCGGGCCACTACGCGCGCGCCGATGTCATGCGGCTCATGATCAACCGGGCACCGAACCACCGGGTCCATGTTTTCGACCTGGCGCTTCAGGCCGAGGGCGGCGCGTCCGGGCAGGCGCAGCGCCTCGACACCGATGCGGTGACCGAGCACGCGGTCGGCGCGAACAGCCCGGCTTGACGAGGCTTCCCTCCCACTCGGCGGGTCATCGACACTCGTCTCACTTCATTAGCGCGGTGACTCGGTCCGCAAGCCCGGGTCGCAGACCTAAGGCCGCATCGTCTCAGTGGTAGTCCGCTTCGCGCTAATGACGAATGGCCAACGCCCTGATCTGCTGGTCGCAAAGGATTTCGCGGAGGTCATCTCAACCCCGCGAACCCTGGTCATGTGTTTGGGTCTTGAAGCTCGCGACCCCGTGCATGAATGCGGGCCTGGGATGCGATCGAACACCTCGGCCACAGGTTGCGAAACACCAGTTCGTAGATCTTCTTGCCAAGCGGTATCCCCACGCGCGTAGAACTCGCCTTGAACACGGCAGCGTTCGACGGCTCGGCACGCCCCATCGGCGGCAGAAGTGCTGACGGGTCCGCCAGCATCCGCAACCGATTCGAGTTCGGCACGCAGTTCAGGCTCGACGTCAAAGGTAGTCACGATGCGTGAATTCATGGTGGCCACTTTGTCACGGTTGTACTTGAATCGCCACCTCCGGCCGCGCTGACACCTTCGATAGGTTTGAGTCGGGCTGGTTCGGCTGCGCCAGCGAGTGGCTGCACTTCAGGTGCCCTTACGAGGTTCGTCGCAACTTGTGAGCATGCCCGCGCACAGCGCGGTGTGCTGGCGAAGTGCAGCGCAAGGGCAAGAACGAACAGGTGGGCGGGGTAGAAGGCATAGAAGACCCATCGCCGCCGTTCAAGGGGAACATGAATGCGGCTGAACCCCCAGATCAGCGGCAGCGCGGCCATGGCAGCGAAGTTGCCGTTGACGAGCCATAGGGACGCGGTCGCAAGCAGCCAGGCGATCGCGGTCTTGATGCTCGGACGACGAATGAAAGAGCGCGCGCCCAGGCAGCACAGCAATCCCGGCCACCAGAATTCAACCACGGTGCCGCCCACTACAAAGGTGAGCAGTGCCAGCCATCGATGGCCATCGCTCCGGAGCTCCAGCAGCCAGGCGATGAAGGTCGCGACGAGCAACGCCGCCATGATGTTCAGTGGCCACCATCCGACCAGCAGAACGAACGCGGGCGTTGCGAGCACACCGAAGGCCGCGAGCCGCTTCGCTACACGTCGATGCACATTGTTGGCCTGCGCGCGAGGTCGCGCGAGGTTGTACATGAGCACAAAGCCGAAAAGCGGCATCGCCATGCGACCGAGCAGGTAGAGCGTCGTGACCTGCCCGCTCAGAATGTACTTGTTGACATGGTCCCCCACCATCAACGCCAGCGCGAGCCACTTGAGCGACTCGAGCGATCCATCCGCCACGTGCCAGCGGCCGCTGGCCGTCGCTTCGCACCGGCTGCTGCTGTGCGTTGTGGGCATCAAGGTCTTCTCGTGCGCATCACGACGCATGGTCATCTGGCAGCGTGCGGATCGAGTCCGCAGCGGCCGGCGAAGGGCGCGCGCCTCTGCCTTGCGAGTTCACGTCCGCTCATGGGCATGCCTGTCCCACTCGGTGGCGCGTCCCGGCCCTGAGAGGACGGGCGCTCGCGCCATCGCCACCCGCCTGTCTGGAAGATGGAGGTCCAGCCCATCCACGAGCGCATCAGCGATGCGATGGCGAATGGATGCGAGTAACTGCTGCTGAGAGTGCGGATCGGCGGTGAGGCGCCGTGCATACTGTGCAGCCAGTTGCAGTCCGGCCATGGCGTATGTCAGACGAGGGTCGCGCCGCATGGTCTCTGGCGACAACGTTCGTGCGACGCGCAGATGCTGAGCTTCTTGCGCGAGCATGTGCACATGGTCTTGCGTCTCGATGCGCCAGTGACGCCGCTGGGCACGCATCCGCTCTTGTCCGACTGCGTCTTTGTAGCCGTCCTCGGCGGGCACGCGAAGCCGGACGGGTTGCGTGCCCAGAGGCAAGACGACGACGTCGTCTCCGATGCGTGGCTGGGAGGCCGCTCGCTGGAGCGCGGCTTCCAGGTCGGCGCCCCAAAGCCTGCGCTCTCCAACCTCTGTGCGCAGGAGGACGTAGAACGAGCGTCGTGCTGCCGGATCGAACCGATAAGGCGCTGCGGCGGCCTCCAGCAACACGCCGCGCACGGGCGCGCGGCCACTGCGCGGGCGCCTTGTGCTGGCGGTCTCCTGCGGATCGTTGGACCCCGATGGCGGCGAAGACGCGGCCCCTGGCGGCTGCGCGCCGAGTGGGGCGGCATTGGATGAGGAGTGCATGCGATGGCCTTGGTTGGAATGGACCGCTCAGACCAGCAGGCGGGCCATGAACTCATCGGTGCGGCGCTTCATCTCCTCCTCGCTCAGTGGCTCGGTGGGGATGTCGACGTCGTCGAAGTCGAAAGAAAAGTCCTTCAGATCCAAGCTGCCGTCGAGCACGGCCTGCGCCATCTGCAAGTTGTCCTTCGACAGTGCATGGCCCGTACTCGTGGCAGGCGTCGTCGAGGTCGCAGCGCTCGATCCTGCCGGCGGCGCAGGCGCTGGCATGGCATATCCCGCAAGTGCCGTGGTTGCACGCACAGCCATCGTGAGCTTCGGGACTTCGGGTGGAGCGATCTCCCGCCGGGCAAAGGATTTGTCCTTGAAGTAGATGATGCGGTGAGCGAGGACGGGTCGGAGTCCTTCGTAAAAGAGGATCATGCGTGCTGGGTCGAGTTCCTTGACTTCCTGGGGCAGCAGCAGCTGGCGCGGCTGTTCGCTGATGCTGACGCTGCCCGATGTGCCTGAGCCGCCCCACATCGGACGGCTGACGCTTTTCTGGCGGACCGTGTAGGTGCCGAGCTCGCGTGAGATGGCCTCGGCATCCTCATACTCTTTGGGCGGAAAAACGATGCGCGCGGCGAGCATCTTGCGAATCGACTTGGCACCCTCCACGCCGTACTTCTCGATCAGCTGCGAGTTGGACTGGACGATCACCACGGTGCGCACGTTGTAGCCGGGCAGGAACGCCGTGGATTCCGCGATCACCGGAATGCGCCCGAGCGCGGGGAACTCGTCGAGCATGAGCAGCAGCTGGTGCTTCAGGGCCGGGTTGCTCTCGGGCAGTTCCCGCGTCTGCAAACCGATGGCCTGCTGGAAGAACAGGTTGAGCAAGGGCTGCAGACGTGCGATGTTGTCTGGGTTGATCTGCACATAGATCGAGATCGGGCGTTTGCGCAGGTCGCGAAGATCGAAGTCGTTGGCCGAAGTGGCCGCGTCGATCAGGGGGTTGAGCCATAGATCAAGTCGACTCGTGAAGGTCTTGCGGATGCTCGAGGCGGTCGTCGGTGCGAGGTCGATGACGTCGTAGAGACTGCGCACAGCCTCCTGCGACAGTGGGTAGCCGGCGCGCTCGCACGATTCGATGACGCGCTTCCAATGTTTCTGGAAGCCCTCCGCGTCGCTCGCCATTCCCTGGCGCAGGACTTCACCCAAGGTGCGCGTCGCCCCGGGTGTCTCGAACAGGTACAGCGCGATCCCGAGGAACAGCGATCGCGCGGACGAGGTCCAGAAGGGATCGCCCGCCAGGGGATCCGGGAACAGCATCGTTCCGATGCGCTGCAGGTCGTCGATGCAGCGGTAAGGCGTTTGCGACACATAGCCCAGTGGATTCCAGCGCGAGGAGCGCTCCTGCTCGGACAGGGGATCGAACAGGTGCACTTCCTGGCCCTTGGAAAGCCGGAAACCCGCTGTGCGCATGAAGTTCTCTCCCTTCACGTCGCTCACGATGGTGGAGCCGGGCCAGTTCAGCAGGTTAGGCACCACGACGCCCACGCCCTTGCCGCTGCGAGGAGGTGCTTCGACTTCGGCGCCTTGTTGACCGGCGAGCACGAGGTAGCGCGCGCCCAGGCGCCCGAGAACGATGCCGTTGTCTGCGAGCAGCCCGGCCTTCCGAATCTCGCGGTGCGTGGCGAATCGGGCCTCGCCATGCAGCGCGCGTCGGCGTGGGACCATCGCGATGGCCACGCCACCGAGCGTGACCCCTTGTGCTCCCACCAAAGCGGCCAGCAGCGATCGACGAACTTCGGGTCTGTCACCGTAAGCAAGCCAGTAGTCAACGATCGTCGACAGCGTGGCGCTGTCGGGCGGCAGCTTCATGAGCATCAAGAAGGCGTAG from Variovorax paradoxus includes these protein-coding regions:
- a CDS encoding conjugal transfer protein TraX produces the protein MPTTHSSSRCEATASGRWHVADGSLESLKWLALALMVGDHVNKYILSGQVTTLYLLGRMAMPLFGFVLMYNLARPRAQANNVHRRVAKRLAAFGVLATPAFVLLVGWWPLNIMAALLVATFIAWLLELRSDGHRWLALLTFVVGGTVVEFWWPGLLCCLGARSFIRRPSIKTAIAWLLATASLWLVNGNFAAMAALPLIWGFSRIHVPLERRRWVFYAFYPAHLFVLALALHFASTPRCARACSQVATNLVRAPEVQPLAGAAEPARLKPIEGVSAAGGGDSSTTVTKWPP
- a CDS encoding sodium:solute symporter family protein, coding for MVLTFGLQLAFFLVIIYVLHRSYRKDRSFTDYAVGGRSFGANYQAMSFLNTWYPGAMFTAFAGLAVSAGVISFYVLAYSLMTVVLMYAMSQRVWTWGQRFDLRTQPDLFALRYDSRHIRTIAALIGIVSGFPWLVLAMQAMGGLFHFMSLGALPFSEAVILGVVVVAIRQIWTVRMGMRGVIISDMYQGIVAYIFGSLMLCGLVVWLWTNKGVRLQSLDPAMFSLPSFGSKEGPLYLFSLLFTSTIGGWCLPFIFVRLFTADGVAALKKSAAIAMPASLVFCIPLLIFGMLASQLPSVASHPEDVWFIVSQEAGGLLLLGLAGVVLLAASIGHTDGSIQATGAQIANDLVGNYATLSQRQLVTVSKIGMVVLTALAAWVACLKLPALFTLAVLAYQGVIQLAVPQFLGIFWKRGTKEGAIAGMVVGFVLVIVLESFFARQLEAAWGLTSGVIALAVNLAIYAGFAWLRPHGAAERQRIDGLFGLTREAVAEPVPQPASVGASARA
- a CDS encoding carbon-nitrogen hydrolase family protein, with the translated sequence MNASTGASSPLFPPKFLAAVVQAAPGFCDHDAAIDLTVRYIEEAAGKGAAIVAFPEDWIPGYPWWVWLDAPAWGFGKGWVRRFFENAFSYDSEGARRIAAAAKQFGIFVSLGVVERLGASLYVGNWIIDNQGETVSRRRKLKPTHMERTVFGEGDGSDLVVSDTPLGRIGALSCWEHLQPLTKFAMYSQNEQLHIAAWPGFSLYKENAYALGAEVSLAATQTYALEGGCFVLAPSAVTSASMVSQICDTPAKHALFTVGGGHSVIYGPHGNPLSERMPDTWEGVICAEIDLGEIAVAKAAADPAGHYARADVMRLMINRAPNHRVHVFDLALQAEGGASGQAQRLDTDAVTEHAVGANSPA
- a CDS encoding type IV secretory system conjugative DNA transfer family protein — its product is MTPAPSVEPWPSAFRIGGALLVAAVVGLWAAGYAFLMLMKLPPDSATLSTIVDYWLAYGDRPEVRRSLLAALVGAQGVTLGGVAIAMVPRRRALHGEARFATHREIRKAGLLADNGIVLGRLGARYLVLAGQQGAEVEAPPRSGKGVGVVVPNLLNWPGSTIVSDVKGENFMRTAGFRLSKGQEVHLFDPLSEQERSSRWNPLGYVSQTPYRCIDDLQRIGTMLFPDPLAGDPFWTSSARSLFLGIALYLFETPGATRTLGEVLRQGMASDAEGFQKHWKRVIESCERAGYPLSQEAVRSLYDVIDLAPTTASSIRKTFTSRLDLWLNPLIDAATSANDFDLRDLRKRPISIYVQINPDNIARLQPLLNLFFQQAIGLQTRELPESNPALKHQLLLMLDEFPALGRIPVIAESTAFLPGYNVRTVVIVQSNSQLIEKYGVEGAKSIRKMLAARIVFPPKEYEDAEAISRELGTYTVRQKSVSRPMWGGSGTSGSVSISEQPRQLLLPQEVKELDPARMILFYEGLRPVLAHRIIYFKDKSFARREIAPPEVPKLTMAVRATTALAGYAMPAPAPPAGSSAATSTTPATSTGHALSKDNLQMAQAVLDGSLDLKDFSFDFDDVDIPTEPLSEEEMKRRTDEFMARLLV